A region of Reichenbachiella carrageenanivorans DNA encodes the following proteins:
- a CDS encoding trans-sulfuration enzyme family protein, translated as MKKYRHFETNAIRTQIKTTHEKEHASPMYLTSSFVFDDAEEMRATFAEEIDRNTYSRFTNPNTTEFIDKMCALEGAEAGYATATGMAAVFSTFATLLNAGDHMLSCRSIFGSSHSVITKFLPKYQIESSYLDLDDTSSWQDKVKPNTKLLFLETPTNPGIELIDLEFAGAFAKKNNLILIVDNCFATPYLQLPIEYGADLVIHSATKYLDGQGRVMGGIVVGRADLIKEIYTFSRSTGPALSPFNAWILSKSLETLAIRMDKHGENALKLAEWLEANEHVEWVRYPFLPSHPQYEIAKKQMKSGGGMVCFGIKGGAERGKKFLNSVEMCSLTANLGDTRTIVTHPTSTTHARLTDDERTATGISPNLIRISAGLEHIEDIISDLKQAFERSK; from the coding sequence ATGAAAAAGTACCGACATTTCGAAACCAACGCCATTAGAACGCAGATAAAGACTACTCATGAGAAGGAACATGCGTCGCCAATGTATCTCACGTCTAGCTTTGTGTTTGACGATGCCGAAGAAATGCGTGCCACTTTTGCCGAAGAGATAGACCGCAATACCTATAGTCGATTCACCAACCCAAACACCACAGAATTTATAGACAAAATGTGTGCGCTCGAAGGAGCAGAAGCAGGGTATGCCACAGCCACAGGTATGGCAGCTGTATTTTCCACATTTGCAACCCTGCTCAATGCGGGCGACCATATGCTATCATGTCGGTCTATCTTCGGATCGTCTCATTCGGTAATCACCAAATTTTTACCAAAATATCAAATCGAAAGTTCGTACCTAGACCTCGATGATACCAGCAGCTGGCAAGACAAGGTGAAACCCAACACCAAACTTCTATTTTTAGAAACACCAACCAACCCTGGCATAGAACTGATCGACTTGGAATTTGCTGGGGCTTTCGCCAAAAAGAACAATTTGATTTTGATCGTGGACAACTGCTTTGCGACGCCCTATCTCCAATTACCAATTGAATATGGCGCTGATTTGGTCATCCATTCTGCCACCAAATATCTGGATGGGCAAGGTCGAGTAATGGGGGGTATCGTAGTAGGCAGGGCAGATTTAATCAAAGAAATTTACACATTTAGTCGCAGCACAGGCCCTGCACTGTCACCATTCAATGCATGGATTTTATCTAAGAGTTTAGAAACACTTGCCATCCGCATGGACAAGCATGGAGAAAATGCTTTAAAATTAGCCGAATGGCTAGAGGCCAATGAGCATGTGGAATGGGTACGTTATCCTTTTCTCCCCTCACACCCACAATATGAGATTGCTAAAAAGCAAATGAAAAGTGGTGGTGGCATGGTTTGCTTTGGCATCAAAGGTGGTGCAGAAAGAGGTAAAAAATTCCTCAACAGTGTGGAAATGTGTAGTCTGACAGCCAATTTGGGCGATACTCGTACGATCGTGACTCACCCAACGTCAACTACTCATGCCCGGCTGACAGATGACGAAAGAACAGCTACAGGCATTTCACCAAATCTGATCAGAATATCAGCTGGACTAGAACATATTGAAGATATCATCAGTGATCTAAAGCAGGCGTTTGAGCGGTCAAAGTAA
- a CDS encoding homoserine O-acetyltransferase family protein, producing MSQKAFTYEHSEPFQLERGGVLPKLEIAYHTFGQLNADKSNVVWVFHALTANSDALDWWKGLFDQNSAINPEKYFIVCANILGSPYGTSSPMSTDPVTGKPYHSTFPLITIRDMVEAHKLLRDHLGIEKIAIGLGGSMGGFQTYEWAVQESAFFEKLILVATAPKESPWRISVHAAQRLAIEADPTWKDDSREAGAAGVAASRAIGMLSYRNHEIFEKTQSDAESKVDDFRADSYIRYQGNKLANRGFSGFLLWNLTKALDSHDLSRDRGTLNEVLEGIRIPVLQVGIISDLLFPIEEQRKVADHLANVTYKEIESLFGHDGFLTETKQINQLIAEFLA from the coding sequence ATGAGTCAAAAAGCCTTTACATACGAGCATAGCGAGCCCTTCCAATTAGAAAGGGGTGGAGTTCTTCCAAAACTCGAGATAGCGTACCATACTTTTGGTCAGCTCAATGCTGATAAAAGCAATGTTGTATGGGTTTTTCATGCACTCACGGCTAATTCTGACGCTTTGGATTGGTGGAAAGGTCTGTTTGATCAAAATTCAGCGATCAACCCTGAGAAGTATTTCATCGTCTGTGCCAATATTCTTGGTTCTCCCTATGGGACGAGCAGTCCGATGTCTACCGATCCAGTTACGGGCAAGCCTTATCATAGTACTTTTCCACTGATTACGATCCGAGACATGGTAGAAGCGCACAAGTTGCTTCGAGATCACTTAGGCATAGAGAAGATTGCTATTGGTCTAGGTGGTTCGATGGGTGGTTTTCAGACCTATGAATGGGCTGTCCAAGAATCAGCATTTTTTGAAAAGTTGATTTTGGTAGCTACAGCTCCTAAAGAGTCGCCGTGGAGAATCTCTGTGCATGCAGCGCAGCGATTAGCGATAGAAGCAGATCCTACTTGGAAAGATGATAGCAGAGAGGCTGGGGCAGCAGGTGTGGCGGCTTCTAGAGCCATTGGTATGCTCTCTTACCGAAATCATGAGATTTTCGAAAAGACACAAAGTGATGCAGAGTCTAAAGTGGATGATTTTAGAGCCGACTCTTACATTCGATATCAAGGGAATAAACTAGCCAATAGAGGTTTTAGCGGATTCTTGCTTTGGAACCTGACCAAAGCGCTAGATAGCCATGATCTCAGTCGAGACCGAGGTACTTTGAACGAAGTGCTAGAAGGAATTAGAATCCCTGTACTGCAGGTTGGTATCATATCCGATTTGCTATTCCCTATCGAGGAGCAGCGAAAAGTGGCAGACCACTTGGCCAATGTAACATACAAAGAGATAGAATCTCTATTTGGACATGATGGTTTTCTTACTGAAACAAAACAAATCAATCAATTGATCGCTGAGTTTTTGGCTTAA
- a CDS encoding MBL fold metallo-hydrolase gives MKIEQIYTGCLAQGAYYIQSGNEAVIIDPLREVDSYVTKAKENDATIKYIFETHFHADFVSGHVDLAKKTGAQIVFGPTATTVFDSHIGKDGEIFEVGAVKIKLLHTPGHTMESSTFLLLDEEGKEKAIFSGDTLFIGDVGRPDLAVKSDLTEEDLAGHLYESLRYKIMTLPDDVVVYPAHGAGSACGKNMSSETWDTLGNQKKTNYALRADMTKEEFVKEVTEGILPPPQYFAKNAMMNKSGYESIDKVMKTGTVALDVEIFEAMANHEGALVLDTRHQSEFVKAHIPNSIFIGIDGSFAPWVGALITDLKQPIIFLADAGREEEVVTRLSRVGYDHTLGYLKGGIASWIAAGKETDSLASITPQEFESRLSESKLQILDVRKPGEYGAEHVDQAVTFPLDFINTHMSEVSADKQYYLYCAGGYRSVIASSILKSRGIHDLVNVELGFKGISQTGIKTTDFVCPSTIK, from the coding sequence ATGAAAATAGAGCAGATATACACAGGTTGTTTGGCCCAAGGTGCTTATTACATTCAAAGTGGAAATGAAGCCGTAATTATCGACCCGCTTCGAGAAGTGGATTCGTATGTGACTAAAGCCAAAGAAAATGATGCAACCATCAAATATATTTTTGAGACACACTTTCATGCTGATTTCGTGTCTGGCCATGTAGATCTAGCGAAAAAGACAGGAGCCCAGATTGTTTTTGGCCCAACAGCGACCACCGTATTTGATAGTCATATCGGTAAAGATGGAGAAATTTTTGAGGTAGGAGCTGTGAAAATCAAATTGCTACATACCCCTGGGCATACCATGGAGAGTAGTACGTTTTTATTGCTCGATGAAGAAGGAAAAGAAAAAGCCATCTTTTCTGGCGACACCTTGTTTATTGGGGATGTAGGCAGACCAGACTTGGCGGTGAAGTCGGATCTGACGGAGGAGGATTTGGCAGGCCATCTATACGAAAGTCTCCGTTATAAAATAATGACTTTGCCCGATGATGTAGTGGTGTACCCTGCGCACGGAGCAGGGTCTGCTTGTGGAAAAAACATGTCTTCCGAGACTTGGGATACGCTAGGCAATCAGAAAAAGACCAATTACGCACTTCGTGCCGATATGACGAAGGAAGAATTTGTAAAGGAAGTCACCGAAGGCATCCTGCCTCCACCACAGTATTTTGCCAAAAATGCAATGATGAATAAGTCGGGTTATGAAAGTATCGACAAGGTGATGAAAACTGGTACTGTGGCACTCGACGTTGAGATTTTCGAGGCGATGGCCAATCATGAAGGGGCTTTGGTGCTGGATACTAGACATCAGAGCGAATTTGTAAAAGCACATATTCCTAATTCGATATTTATAGGTATCGATGGTAGTTTTGCACCATGGGTAGGCGCTTTGATTACGGATTTGAAACAACCGATCATTTTCTTGGCTGATGCAGGTCGAGAAGAAGAGGTGGTAACTCGTTTGTCAAGAGTGGGGTATGATCATACGTTGGGATATTTGAAAGGTGGAATTGCTAGCTGGATAGCAGCGGGCAAAGAGACCGACAGTCTAGCTTCGATCACACCGCAGGAATTCGAATCGAGATTAAGCGAAAGCAAACTTCAAATTTTGGATGTACGAAAGCCAGGAGAATATGGGGCTGAGCATGTAGATCAGGCGGTTACTTTTCCGTTGGATTTTATCAATACCCATATGAGTGAGGTGAGTGCAGACAAACAGTACTATTTGTATTGTGCAGGGGGATATCGCTCGGTGATTGCGTCTTCGATATTGAAATCCAGAGGGATTCACGATTTGGTAAACGTAGAACTGGGTTTTAAAGGCATTAGCCAAACAGGAATAAAAACAACGGACTTTGTATGTCCATCGACAATAAAATAA
- a CDS encoding rhodanese-like domain-containing protein: MYENIDEIEFAEKFEADDNAVLLDVRTQEEYDGGFIAGCELMDIFQPDFKSKLEGLDKSKNYYVYCRSGNRSGQACGLMAQMGFTGQLYNLDGGILGWTQDLEY; encoded by the coding sequence ATGTACGAGAATATTGATGAAATAGAATTCGCGGAGAAGTTTGAAGCAGATGATAATGCGGTGCTTTTGGATGTGAGAACCCAAGAAGAGTACGACGGAGGATTTATCGCAGGATGCGAATTGATGGATATTTTTCAGCCAGATTTTAAGAGCAAGCTGGAAGGACTGGATAAGTCTAAAAATTATTATGTGTATTGCCGTAGTGGCAACCGTAGTGGGCAGGCTTGTGGGCTGATGGCTCAGATGGGCTTCACGGGTCAGCTATACAACCTAGACGGTGGGATCTTGGGATGGACCCAAGATTTGGAATACTAG
- a CDS encoding YeeE/YedE family protein, translated as MELVEWIRQPWEWYVAGPMISVVMFLLLYFGKEFGVSGNLRTMCSIVGAGKVNEFFRFDWKGQVWNLVFVLGGLIGGYIAKTYLTASEAVGISEATIEQLKLLGIENPGATYLPASIFSWESLATPKYALMLVVGGALVGFGTRYAGGCTSGHAISGLSNLQWPSMVAVVGFFIGGLLMTHFILPYLLTV; from the coding sequence ATGGAATTGGTTGAATGGATTAGGCAACCCTGGGAGTGGTATGTCGCAGGCCCAATGATCTCGGTAGTGATGTTTTTGTTGCTTTATTTTGGGAAAGAATTTGGCGTGTCGGGCAATCTGCGAACCATGTGCAGTATTGTGGGGGCAGGTAAAGTGAATGAGTTTTTTCGTTTCGACTGGAAAGGACAGGTTTGGAACTTGGTTTTTGTGTTAGGAGGTTTGATAGGCGGTTATATTGCTAAAACATACTTGACGGCCTCGGAGGCGGTTGGTATTTCAGAAGCTACTATTGAGCAGCTGAAATTACTAGGAATTGAGAACCCTGGGGCTACTTATCTGCCAGCTTCTATTTTTAGCTGGGAGTCTTTGGCTACTCCTAAATACGCTTTGATGTTGGTTGTTGGTGGTGCGTTGGTTGGGTTCGGGACACGCTATGCAGGTGGGTGTACCTCAGGTCACGCCATCAGTGGACTGAGCAATTTACAATGGCCTTCCATGGTTGCAGTGGTTGGCTTTTTTATCGGAGGTTTACTAATGACGCATTTTATTTTACCTTATCTACTGACTGTTTAA
- a CDS encoding YeeE/YedE family protein, which yields MKFMKFLMTGILFGIVLSKSEVISWYRIYEMFNFQSFHMFGIIGSAVVLGAIITQSIKKFDLKSIVGESIQFNPKVKSFWRYLLGGTFFGLGWAMTGACPGPMFVLVGHGASVFLLVITSAMFGTFLYGVLRKYLPH from the coding sequence ATGAAGTTCATGAAATTTTTAATGACCGGTATCCTGTTTGGAATCGTGTTGTCCAAGTCTGAAGTGATCTCATGGTACCGTATTTATGAGATGTTCAATTTTCAATCTTTCCATATGTTTGGTATTATAGGTTCTGCTGTGGTGCTGGGGGCGATCATTACGCAAAGCATAAAGAAATTTGACCTTAAGTCTATCGTAGGAGAGTCTATTCAGTTCAATCCCAAAGTCAAATCTTTTTGGCGCTATCTATTAGGGGGTACTTTTTTTGGATTAGGCTGGGCTATGACAGGAGCTTGTCCAGGGCCAATGTTTGTCTTGGTTGGACATGGGGCTTCGGTTTTTTTACTTGTGATTACTAGTGCTATGTTTGGGACATTCTTATATGGCGTTTTGAGGAAGTATTTGCCGCATTGA
- the clpX gene encoding ATP-dependent Clp protease ATP-binding subunit ClpX translates to MAQVTCSFCGRNKKDVDLMISGIHAHICDKCIAQANQILNEESNTKSNLDAPNFNLIKPVEMKEHLDQFVIGQDEAKRVISVAVYNHYKRLSQPASEDDVTIEKSNIVMVGETGTGKTYLARSLAKILQVPFCIADATVLTEAGYVGEDVESILTRLLQAADYDVEAAERGIVYIDELDKISRKSDNPSITRDVSGEGVQQALLKLLEGTSVNVPPQGGRKHPDQKMISVNTENILFICGGAFDGISRNIANRLNTRPLGFNSKKQNTYGEINKENLLQYITAMDLKSFGLIPELIGRLPVLTHLNPLDGEALRQILTEPKNALVKQYTKLFDMEGIDIEFKKGALDYVVEKALEFKLGARGLRSICEAIINDAMFELPSQSEVKKLVITKAYAEEKFEKSKLNKLRVAG, encoded by the coding sequence ATGGCTCAAGTAACCTGTTCATTTTGCGGAAGGAATAAGAAAGATGTTGATTTGATGATCTCAGGGATACATGCTCACATTTGTGACAAATGTATCGCGCAAGCCAATCAAATACTAAATGAAGAATCGAACACCAAGAGCAATCTTGATGCACCAAATTTCAACCTGATTAAACCAGTTGAGATGAAAGAGCATCTAGATCAATTTGTGATTGGTCAAGACGAAGCCAAACGCGTGATCTCTGTGGCTGTATACAACCACTACAAAAGACTATCGCAGCCCGCTAGCGAAGACGATGTAACGATCGAAAAATCTAACATCGTGATGGTGGGAGAAACAGGAACAGGCAAAACCTACCTCGCCCGATCACTTGCCAAAATATTGCAAGTGCCGTTCTGCATCGCGGATGCAACTGTACTCACAGAAGCAGGCTATGTAGGCGAAGATGTGGAAAGCATCCTTACACGACTACTACAAGCGGCTGACTACGATGTAGAAGCTGCTGAACGCGGCATCGTATACATCGATGAACTCGACAAAATATCTCGCAAGTCTGACAACCCATCGATCACTAGAGATGTGAGTGGCGAAGGCGTACAGCAGGCCTTGCTCAAACTACTGGAAGGAACTTCCGTAAATGTACCTCCTCAAGGAGGTCGCAAGCATCCAGATCAAAAAATGATCTCTGTAAACACAGAGAATATCTTATTCATTTGCGGAGGAGCATTTGATGGCATTAGCAGAAATATAGCCAATAGATTAAACACAAGACCTCTTGGATTTAACTCTAAGAAACAAAATACATATGGCGAGATAAACAAGGAGAACTTGCTTCAGTACATCACTGCCATGGACTTAAAGAGCTTTGGCTTGATTCCTGAATTGATCGGTCGTCTACCAGTACTGACGCACTTGAACCCACTAGACGGAGAGGCGTTGCGCCAAATCCTAACCGAGCCAAAAAATGCGCTGGTAAAGCAATACACCAAGCTGTTTGACATGGAGGGCATCGACATCGAATTCAAAAAAGGAGCGCTAGACTATGTCGTAGAAAAAGCACTAGAATTCAAACTGGGTGCTCGTGGACTTCGCTCGATATGTGAAGCCATCATCAACGACGCCATGTTTGAACTCCCTTCTCAGTCGGAGGTAAAGAAATTGGTCATCACCAAAGCTTACGCCGAAGAGAAGTTCGAAAAATCTAAATTGAATAAACTAAGAGTAGCAGGGTAA
- a CDS encoding ClpP family protease: MDKKEFRDFAVKGQNINGNTFDQYTGHIENMTRAVIEERPTNFREIDVFSRLIMDRIIFLGTGVDDNIANIITAQLLFLESVDAKKDILLYVNSPGGSVYAGLGIYDTMNYVNPDVNTICTGLAASMGAVLLAGGAAGKRAALPHARIMIHQPMAGMQGQASDMEISLKQTLSVKKDLYDILAKHSGKTYEQIEKDSDRDYWMIASEAKKYGLIDEVLERKADK, translated from the coding sequence ATGGATAAAAAAGAATTCAGAGATTTCGCCGTAAAAGGCCAAAACATAAACGGCAACACTTTTGACCAGTATACTGGCCATATCGAAAACATGACTCGTGCTGTCATAGAAGAGCGCCCTACCAACTTCCGTGAGATCGATGTATTCTCGAGACTCATCATGGATAGAATTATCTTCCTTGGCACAGGTGTAGACGACAACATTGCCAACATCATCACCGCTCAATTACTTTTCTTAGAATCTGTAGATGCAAAAAAGGACATTCTGCTATACGTAAACAGCCCAGGAGGATCTGTATATGCAGGACTCGGCATATACGACACCATGAACTATGTAAACCCTGACGTAAACACTATCTGTACTGGGTTAGCAGCCTCTATGGGTGCTGTATTACTAGCTGGCGGTGCAGCAGGCAAAAGAGCTGCCCTGCCTCACGCCAGAATCATGATTCACCAGCCAATGGCAGGCATGCAAGGACAAGCCTCTGACATGGAAATCTCACTCAAGCAAACCCTTTCGGTAAAGAAAGATTTGTACGACATCCTAGCAAAGCACAGTGGCAAAACATACGAGCAGATTGAAAAAGACTCTGACCGAGATTACTGGATGATAGCATCAGAAGCCAAAAAATACGGTTTGATCGACGAAGTACTGGAGCGAAAAGCTGACAAATAA